Genomic DNA from Patescibacteria group bacterium:
CGGAGAAAATCCGCACATATAACTTTCCTCAGGACCGCATTACCGACCACCGTCTGAAGCAGTCATGGCACGGCCTTCCAGGAATCATGGACGGAGATATTGAGGATATTATCGAAGCCCTCCGTCTGGCCAGCCGAGATGAGAAGTTTGGAGCGATTATCGAGGATGAAGAGTAATCAGGACGTCTCCACTCTGAGCCATGCGAAGAGTCCGACCCTCAGAGGGGAAAGTCGGATCCTTCGCTCTCGCTCAGGATGGAGACACTCGATCACATGACCATCTTCGAAGCACTAACGGTTGGTGCTGACAGACTCAAATCGACTCAGCACGAAAAACTACAGGCGCCGGGGAGCCCCAAGCTCGACGCGCAAGTTTTGCTTTCGTTTGTGCTCGGCAAACCATCGAGCTATCTGTTTGCACATGGAGACGATGCTGTCGATGCGCCCGCACTCGACCGGTACCTCGCATTCATCGAACGGCGCATAACGCATGAACCGATTGCGTACATCACGGGCGAAAAAGAATTCTTCAAGCGTCCATTCATCGTGACACCGGCAACATTAATCCCTCGACCCGACACGGAGGTTCTCGTCGAAGAAGCATTGAAGGCCGCTAAGCCAGACTCGGTCTTTCTCGACATCGGCACGGGCAGCGGTGCGATCGCAATTACGCTCGCAGCAGAATCTTCGAGCGGGGTCTTCGCGACGGACATTTCAGCCGAGGCACTCGACGTTGCAG
This window encodes:
- the prmC gene encoding peptide chain release factor N(5)-glutamine methyltransferase, coding for METLDHMTIFEALTVGADRLKSTQHEKLQAPGSPKLDAQVLLSFVLGKPSSYLFAHGDDAVDAPALDRYLAFIERRITHEPIAYITGEKEFFKRPFIVTPATLIPRPDTEVLVEEALKAAKPDSVFLDIGTGSGAIAITLAAESSSGVFATDISAEALDVAVRNANKLGVADRVIFLHGDLLKPFIEKLREWKDKASIPSLIITANLPYIARRQYEGLDPDVLNFEPKSALLAGIDGLDLYDQLLDELYESRALFPADLQLLIEIDPSQAFSAERLIKHYFPKASISLIADLSRQPRVLLAVIPTRS